The following proteins come from a genomic window of Mucinivorans hirudinis:
- a CDS encoding Conjugative transposon protein TraB, with protein sequence MSDNLEEFITQGQIAGLPKEKNHPFANERTERTEQSSPTLPIPPIEPTKRSSPKQRKASIEEYQQTYLTTPKIVDRQTIFISRTLRDEVDVVVRRLGDRKLSVSGFVENLVRAHLSDYASELDGWKRM encoded by the coding sequence ATGTCAGACAATTTAGAGGAATTCATCACACAGGGGCAGATTGCAGGCTTGCCAAAAGAGAAAAATCATCCTTTCGCAAATGAGCGAACCGAGCGAACCGAGCAGAGTTCACCAACTTTACCTATTCCACCAATCGAACCGACTAAACGTAGTTCACCCAAGCAGCGCAAGGCATCTATAGAGGAGTATCAACAAACCTATCTCACTACTCCAAAGATAGTTGATAGGCAGACTATTTTTATCAGTCGAACGCTACGAGATGAAGTTGATGTAGTCGTCAGACGGTTGGGAGATAGAAAACTGAGCGTATCGGGTTTTGTAGAAAACCTTGTTCGTGCGCACCTTAGCGACTACGCCAGTGAACTTGATGGGTGGAAACGAATGTAG